The Candidatus Binatota bacterium genome has a window encoding:
- a CDS encoding glutathione S-transferase family protein: protein MIDLYTWTTPNGRKVSIMLEETGLDYHVQPVDLQANEQAGAEFLAVCPNGKIPAIVDHDTGGTPLPLFESGAILLHLAEKTGQFLPGLERPSERARVVQWLMYQMSHVGPMIGQAGHFVNTAEDKIPYAIERFVGESMRIVGVLNNALADSDYLAGDYSIADMATYPWIEAAWEPFTSMSEGKAEELAALRAWMDRLAARPAVARGMAVGSGN, encoded by the coding sequence ATGATAGACCTTTACACCTGGACCACGCCCAACGGACGCAAGGTTTCGATAATGCTCGAGGAGACCGGGCTCGACTACCACGTGCAGCCCGTCGACCTGCAGGCCAACGAGCAGGCGGGCGCCGAGTTCCTGGCCGTGTGTCCCAACGGTAAGATTCCGGCCATCGTTGACCACGACACGGGGGGCACACCGCTGCCACTGTTCGAGTCGGGGGCCATACTGTTACACCTCGCCGAAAAGACCGGGCAGTTTCTGCCTGGCCTTGAGCGACCGTCCGAGCGCGCGCGGGTCGTGCAGTGGCTGATGTACCAGATGAGCCACGTGGGCCCTATGATCGGCCAGGCCGGCCATTTTGTTAACACCGCCGAGGACAAGATCCCCTACGCAATAGAGCGTTTCGTGGGCGAGTCGATGCGCATTGTTGGCGTGCTCAACAACGCGCTGGCCGATTCTGACTACCTCGCGGGCGATTACTCCATTGCCGATATGGCCACCTATCCATGGATCGAGGCGGCGTGGGAGCCGTTCACCTCGATGTCCGAGGGCAAGGCCGAAGAGTTGGCGGCGCTCAGGGCGTGGATGGACAGGTTGGCTGCTCGCCCCGCGGTCGCTCGCGGGATGGCCGTAGGTTCGGGGAACTGA